One segment of Oscillospiraceae bacterium MB08-C2-2 DNA contains the following:
- a CDS encoding DUF4118 domain-containing protein: MEKNFYEKLNVDMAEDRGRQRGVFYNTLKTIGLLMATILLAELLRQVQDNTQNLILIYVVSVLIISRVTPGYSYGIVAAVVSTFAYDYFVTEPSRRFSITVGSPITLFVMLLATFITSTLTIQMKSQALLSREREHRAQLLYEINNKLLVARDVETVVRLANAYLILHLNRSVIFYTADPAVSKESSSLRLCGPQDQEIPFYSPEEQKRVHLIFRTGAESAVVSEQETERVRYVPIVFKDNVRGVIGIDCRARPLTPSNITFIHMLVGQVALAMELQSLSNEQNEILVAAEREKTRSALLRAISHDLRTPLTSVLGASSTILEQKDMPEEMREGLVRDIQENSQWLIRMVENILTVTRISGNTVALHKTLEAAEEVVAQAVDIVRKRFPDCSIHVRVPGELLVAPMDATLISQVLINLLENAVKNSPVGSLILMDVSKQGAYIRFDVSDLGRGIPDYLLENLFEAHSPTAEPVIDAIRGMGLGLSICRTIVEAHGGHIEGYNKEEGGAKFYFMLPLCQ, translated from the coding sequence ATGGAAAAGAATTTTTATGAAAAGTTAAATGTGGATATGGCAGAAGACCGAGGCAGGCAGCGGGGTGTTTTTTATAACACACTGAAAACCATCGGCCTTTTAATGGCAACCATCCTGCTGGCCGAGCTGCTGCGGCAGGTTCAGGATAACACCCAGAACCTGATTTTGATTTATGTGGTATCGGTTCTGATTATTTCCCGGGTAACCCCGGGCTATAGCTATGGCATTGTGGCCGCTGTTGTGAGCACCTTTGCCTATGATTATTTTGTCACCGAGCCCAGCCGCCGATTCAGCATAACGGTGGGTTCGCCCATCACCCTTTTTGTGATGCTGCTGGCCACCTTTATTACCAGCACCCTGACCATACAGATGAAAAGTCAGGCGCTCCTTTCTCGGGAACGGGAGCACCGGGCGCAGTTGCTTTATGAAATCAACAACAAGCTGCTGGTGGCCCGGGATGTGGAGACCGTTGTGCGGCTGGCAAACGCTTATTTGATTCTGCATCTGAACCGTTCAGTTATTTTTTATACCGCCGATCCCGCTGTTTCCAAAGAGAGCAGCAGCCTGCGCCTGTGCGGGCCCCAGGATCAGGAAATTCCCTTCTACAGCCCCGAAGAGCAGAAACGGGTGCATTTGATTTTTCGCACCGGGGCGGAATCGGCGGTGGTTTCGGAGCAGGAGACCGAGCGGGTGCGGTATGTGCCCATTGTTTTTAAGGACAATGTGCGGGGGGTTATCGGCATTGATTGCAGGGCCCGCCCTCTCACCCCCAGCAATATAACCTTTATTCATATGCTTGTGGGGCAGGTGGCGCTTGCCATGGAGCTGCAATCCCTTTCTAATGAGCAAAACGAGATTTTGGTGGCCGCAGAGCGGGAAAAAACCCGCAGCGCCCTTTTGCGGGCCATTTCCCACGATTTGCGCACCCCCTTGACCAGTGTTCTGGGGGCCAGCTCCACCATCCTTGAGCAGAAGGATATGCCGGAGGAGATGCGGGAGGGGCTGGTTCGGGACATTCAGGAGAACAGCCAGTGGCTGATCCGCATGGTGGAAAATATTTTGACAGTTACCCGGATTTCCGGCAATACAGTGGCACTGCACAAGACCTTGGAGGCCGCTGAGGAAGTGGTGGCTCAAGCGGTGGATATTGTGCGCAAGCGTTTTCCCGATTGCAGCATCCATGTGCGGGTGCCGGGGGAGCTGCTGGTGGCCCCCATGGATGCCACCTTGATTTCGCAGGTACTGATCAACCTGCTGGAAAATGCTGTCAAAAACTCCCCGGTAGGCTCGCTGATTTTGATGGATGTGTCCAAGCAGGGAGCTTATATCCGGTTTGATGTGAGTGATTTGGGTCGGGGTATTCCCGACTATCTGTTGGAAAACTTATTTGAAGCGCATTCTCCCACCGCCGAGCCGGTTATTGATGCGATTCGGGGTATGGGGCTGGGGCTTTCTATCTGCCGCACCATTGTGGAAGCCCACGGCGGGCACATAGAAGGCTATAATAAAGAGGAGGGCGGAGCCAAGTTTTACTTCATGCTCCCTCTGTGCCAATAA
- the atpB gene encoding F0F1 ATP synthase subunit A, which produces MADLDFSDKNLAFLFRWGDVDIYLTDTLLSTWIVMGALVIFAIVVRIRLTRFKSVPKGFQNAVEIMVETMANFSRNTMGPGMDALGGYFFGVFAFILISNFSGLVGLRPPTADLATTGALALSSFVLIHGAGLAKRKWKYFKDYLAPVPIFLPLNLVGEIAKPVSLGFRLFGNILGGTIIMGLVYNSLPILLRFILPDLLHAYFDLFAGAIQAFIFTVLSMTFIQQKAAGE; this is translated from the coding sequence GTGGCCGATCTGGATTTTTCCGACAAGAACTTAGCCTTTCTGTTTCGCTGGGGCGATGTGGATATTTACCTGACCGATACACTGCTTTCCACCTGGATTGTCATGGGGGCGCTGGTGATATTCGCCATTGTTGTCCGCATCCGGCTGACACGTTTCAAAAGTGTGCCCAAGGGGTTCCAGAATGCAGTTGAGATTATGGTGGAGACCATGGCCAATTTTTCACGCAACACCATGGGCCCCGGAATGGATGCGCTGGGCGGGTATTTCTTTGGTGTTTTTGCCTTTATCCTGATTTCCAATTTCAGCGGGCTTGTGGGGCTTCGGCCGCCCACAGCGGATTTAGCCACCACCGGCGCTCTTGCCCTTTCTTCCTTTGTGCTGATTCACGGCGCAGGCCTTGCAAAGCGCAAGTGGAAATATTTCAAGGATTATCTGGCGCCAGTGCCGATCTTTCTCCCCCTCAACCTAGTGGGTGAAATTGCAAAGCCGGTTTCTTTAGGCTTCCGCCTTTTCGGCAATATTCTGGGCGGCACCATTATTATGGGTCTGGTTTATAATTCTTTGCCCATTCTGCTCCGCTTTATTTTGCCCGATTTGCTCCATGCTTACTTTGATTTGTTTGCAGGGGCCATTCAGGCTTTTATCTTTACGGTTCTCAGCATGACCTTTATCCAGCAAAAGGCTGCGGGTGAATAA
- the atpE gene encoding ATP synthase F0 subunit C encodes MDPKAFVLGCSALAAGLASLSGLGSGLGQGIAAGKAASAVGRQPEARGEIMSTMLIGCAVAETCSVYGLVIALILLMANPLVALL; translated from the coding sequence ATGGATCCAAAGGCATTTGTATTGGGCTGCTCCGCTTTGGCGGCAGGGCTTGCTTCACTTTCCGGCTTAGGCTCCGGCCTTGGGCAGGGCATCGCCGCAGGCAAGGCCGCTTCTGCTGTGGGGCGCCAGCCCGAGGCAAGGGGCGAAATTATGAGCACCATGCTCATCGGCTGCGCCGTGGCAGAAACCTGCTCGGTTTATGGTCTGGTTATTGCTTTGATTCTGCTGATGGCTAACCCTCTGGTGGCTTTGCTGTAG
- a CDS encoding ATP synthase F0 subunit B: protein MSHYLTQSFLLAAGAAQELPPGTILHLDKKLLIELGIQWVNVLFLTGLLIFILYKPVRKFMSERTARIKTEIEDARHDREEAMQLKEQYGEMIANIEREREEILRLAHKKAMEKSDQLLFEARREADAAYDRTMDELERQRKSMEDEMKKQMIEISMLVASRFVTVSLDTETQNRYIEEALSDWEAN, encoded by the coding sequence TTGTCCCATTATTTAACGCAATCCTTCCTGCTTGCCGCTGGGGCGGCACAGGAGCTTCCCCCGGGTACCATTCTCCATTTGGATAAAAAGCTGCTCATTGAGCTGGGGATTCAATGGGTTAATGTTTTGTTTCTCACAGGGCTGCTGATTTTTATTTTATACAAGCCGGTTCGTAAATTTATGTCGGAGCGCACCGCCCGCATCAAGACCGAAATTGAAGATGCCCGCCACGACCGGGAAGAAGCTATGCAGCTCAAGGAGCAGTATGGCGAGATGATCGCCAACATTGAGCGGGAGCGGGAGGAAATTCTGCGGCTGGCCCACAAAAAGGCCATGGAAAAAAGCGACCAGCTTTTGTTTGAAGCCCGCCGGGAGGCCGACGCTGCCTATGACCGGACCATGGATGAGCTGGAACGGCAGCGCAAAAGCATGGAAGACGAAATGAAAAAGCAGATGATTGAAATTTCCATGCTGGTTGCCAGCCGCTTTGTCACCGTTTCTCTGGATACCGAAACCCAAAACCGCTACATCGAAGAGGCCCTCTCCGATTGGGAGGCCAACTGA
- the atpH gene encoding ATP synthase F1 subunit delta, with the protein MLALTGRYALALMHYAEENGLELVYCQALDYILSINAGHPSLPDAETALGRFLEHVPEEEVDAVLYRFLDMARKRMDIITVEVFSAVPLTQEQLCALEQEFIHAYRKQVDITATVDPSLIGGLRVIVDDKVIDATIKRQLEDMKRSIYKGVYFKQ; encoded by the coding sequence ATGCTGGCGTTAACTGGCCGTTATGCCTTGGCGCTCATGCATTATGCGGAGGAAAATGGTCTGGAGCTGGTCTACTGCCAGGCGCTGGATTATATTTTATCCATCAACGCCGGGCACCCTTCTCTGCCGGATGCAGAAACTGCACTGGGCCGCTTTTTGGAGCATGTTCCCGAAGAAGAAGTGGATGCGGTGCTCTACCGCTTTCTGGATATGGCGAGAAAGCGGATGGATATTATCACTGTTGAGGTTTTTTCCGCAGTTCCCCTGACACAGGAGCAGCTTTGCGCCCTTGAGCAGGAATTCATTCATGCTTACAGAAAGCAGGTGGATATTACAGCTACGGTGGACCCTTCCCTCATTGGAGGGCTGCGGGTTATTGTGGATGACAAGGTCATCGACGCCACCATTAAAAGGCAGCTGGAGGATATGAAACGCAGCATATACAAAGGAGTGTATTTCAAACAATGA
- the atpA gene encoding F0F1 ATP synthase subunit alpha: MNFNSAEIGSIIKDEILGFVASPYIDESGRVYQIGDGIARVIGLKQAMSGELLQFENGVVGIAMNLEEDNIGVVLLGNSEGVNAGSLVTRTNRIAQVPVGEALLGRVVNALGQPIDQKGLILAQTLRPIEQVAPGVLARQKVDVPLLTGIKAIDAMVPIGRGQRQLIIGDRQTGKTAIALDTILNQRDTGVYCVYVAIGQKNSTVADIVNTLTQYDAMRYTTVVVAGASEAASLQYLAPYSGCAMAEAWMAQGKDVLIVYDDLSKHAVAYRTMSLLLRRPPGREAYPGDVFYLHSRLLERAGRLSQEYGGGSITALPIVETQGGDMSAYIPTNVISITDGQIYLEANSFNAGIRPAINPGLSVSRVGGSAQVKAMKKIAAPIRIELAQYRELASFAQFSSDLDKDTRSRLHHGDRIVETLKQSQYKPFSLEHEILVLFALTHHCLDEIQVENVLEFQSKMLEHFDTWHPDIIEEIRKTYEISPQLEEDILEAIKQFASTLTP, translated from the coding sequence ATGAATTTTAATTCTGCCGAAATAGGCTCCATTATCAAAGATGAAATTTTGGGCTTTGTGGCCTCTCCTTATATAGATGAATCCGGCCGGGTCTACCAAATCGGGGATGGCATTGCCCGTGTCATCGGCCTCAAGCAGGCCATGAGCGGCGAGCTGCTCCAGTTTGAAAACGGCGTGGTTGGCATTGCCATGAATCTGGAGGAAGATAACATAGGCGTTGTGCTCCTTGGCAACAGCGAAGGGGTAAACGCAGGCAGCCTTGTAACCCGAACCAACCGCATAGCGCAGGTCCCGGTGGGTGAAGCGCTGCTGGGCAGGGTTGTCAACGCACTGGGCCAGCCCATTGATCAGAAGGGGCTGATTTTGGCCCAAACCCTGCGCCCCATTGAGCAGGTAGCGCCGGGGGTGCTGGCCCGTCAAAAGGTGGATGTTCCCCTTTTAACCGGAATCAAGGCCATTGACGCCATGGTTCCCATTGGCCGGGGGCAGCGTCAGCTGATTATCGGCGACCGGCAGACCGGTAAAACCGCCATTGCGCTGGATACCATTCTTAACCAGCGGGATACCGGCGTTTACTGCGTGTATGTGGCCATTGGTCAAAAGAACTCAACGGTGGCCGATATTGTCAACACCCTGACCCAGTATGATGCCATGCGCTACACCACTGTGGTGGTGGCGGGCGCTTCGGAAGCCGCCTCTTTGCAATATCTGGCCCCTTACAGCGGCTGTGCCATGGCAGAGGCTTGGATGGCACAGGGCAAGGATGTGCTGATTGTATACGACGATCTTTCCAAGCATGCGGTGGCTTATCGGACCATGTCTCTGCTGCTTCGCAGGCCGCCGGGCCGTGAGGCCTATCCCGGCGATGTATTTTATCTCCATTCCCGGCTGCTGGAGCGGGCCGGGCGGCTTTCGCAGGAATACGGCGGCGGCTCTATTACCGCTTTGCCTATCGTGGAAACCCAAGGCGGCGATATGTCCGCCTATATCCCCACCAACGTGATTTCCATTACAGACGGGCAGATTTATCTGGAGGCGAATTCCTTTAATGCAGGCATTCGCCCCGCTATCAACCCGGGGCTTTCGGTTTCCCGTGTGGGAGGCTCGGCTCAGGTGAAGGCCATGAAAAAGATTGCAGCCCCCATCCGCATTGAACTGGCGCAGTACAGGGAGCTTGCCTCCTTTGCCCAGTTCAGCTCGGATTTGGATAAGGATACCCGCAGCCGCCTGCATCACGGCGACCGCATTGTGGAAACCCTCAAGCAATCCCAGTATAAGCCCTTTTCACTCGAGCACGAAATTCTGGTTCTTTTTGCGCTGACCCACCACTGTCTGGATGAAATTCAGGTGGAAAATGTGCTGGAGTTCCAGAGCAAAATGCTGGAGCACTTTGATACATGGCACCCCGATATCATCGAAGAAATTCGCAAAACCTACGAGATATCCCCCCAGCTGGAAGAGGATATTCTTGAGGCCATCAAACAATTTGCCTCCACCCTCACCCCGTGA
- the atpG gene encoding ATP synthase F1 subunit gamma, which translates to MESIQRIKARIHSIGITRQITQSMRLVSSSKVQKARNRMVDNQPFLANARQMASSVLHNRELDRHPYVAARPVKTSAVIVISGDRGLCGSYNAAVGKSATQLVKSLGDCRIITIGSKAKEYCQRRRGSAVAQSFIGMSEKPFFEDAQEIASLALDWYKKGQVDQIYMVYTEYVSAIEQNPKAEKLLPLGSGEREPGSGFIEFEPDVESFVERAVPFYVAGSLYGAMLEASACEQSARLTSMDSAVKNSDEMIASLTLLYNQARQAAITQEIIEIVSGAETL; encoded by the coding sequence GTGGAATCCATTCAGCGAATCAAGGCCCGCATTCACAGCATCGGCATAACCCGGCAGATCACCCAATCCATGCGCCTTGTTTCATCCTCCAAGGTGCAGAAGGCCCGCAACCGAATGGTGGATAACCAGCCTTTTCTGGCCAACGCCCGGCAGATGGCCTCTTCTGTTCTCCACAATCGGGAGCTGGATCGCCACCCTTATGTTGCGGCCCGCCCGGTGAAAACCTCGGCAGTCATTGTAATTAGCGGGGATCGGGGTCTTTGCGGCAGCTACAATGCGGCGGTGGGCAAAAGCGCCACCCAGCTGGTTAAAAGCTTGGGAGACTGCCGGATTATCACCATCGGCAGCAAAGCAAAGGAATATTGCCAGCGCCGCAGAGGGAGTGCTGTTGCCCAATCCTTTATCGGTATGTCGGAAAAGCCCTTTTTCGAGGATGCGCAGGAAATTGCTTCCCTTGCTTTGGATTGGTATAAAAAAGGCCAGGTGGATCAGATTTATATGGTCTACACGGAGTATGTTTCCGCCATTGAGCAAAACCCCAAGGCAGAAAAGCTGCTGCCGCTGGGGTCAGGTGAGCGGGAACCGGGGTCTGGCTTTATCGAATTTGAGCCGGACGTGGAATCTTTTGTGGAGCGGGCTGTTCCCTTTTATGTGGCAGGCTCCTTATATGGTGCTATGCTGGAGGCCTCGGCCTGTGAACAAAGCGCCCGCCTGACCAGCATGGATTCCGCTGTCAAAAATTCCGATGAAATGATTGCTTCGCTGACCCTGCTTTACAATCAGGCAAGGCAGGCGGCTATTACCCAAGAAATCATCGAAATCGTCAGCGGAGCGGAAACTCTCTAG
- the atpD gene encoding F0F1 ATP synthase subunit beta encodes MVVNAIGEVIQIIGAVLDIRFPAGSVPAIHNAIEIQNTEDILVAEVAQQLGDGIVRCVSMGPTDGLVRGMQALDTGRPIIAPVGNATLGRIFNVLGEPLDGQSMPDHQEYRSIHRMAPEFSEQAETTEILETGIKAIDLLCPYVKGGKIGLFGGAGVGKTVLIMELIHNIATEHGGYSVFAGVGERTREGNDLYHEMTESGVISKTALVFGQMNEPPGARMRVALTGLTMAEYFRDVQEQDVLLFIDNIFRFVQAGSEVSALLGRMPSAVGYQPTLATEMGILQERITSTKSGSITSIQAVYVPADDLTDPAPATTFAHLDATTVLSRSIVEQGIYPAINPLESTSRILDPFVVGSEHHQVARDVQSILQRYQELQDIIAIMGIDELSENDKLIVGRARKVQRFLSQPFSVAEPFTGIPGVYVPLADTLKGFEEILDGKHDGIPESHFLNAGSIEDVVRRSK; translated from the coding sequence GTGGTAGTAAACGCAATCGGCGAGGTTATCCAGATTATAGGAGCCGTTTTGGATATCCGCTTTCCGGCAGGCTCTGTTCCTGCCATTCACAATGCCATTGAAATCCAAAACACCGAAGATATTTTGGTGGCCGAGGTTGCCCAGCAGCTGGGGGACGGTATCGTCCGCTGTGTTTCCATGGGGCCTACCGACGGCTTGGTTCGAGGGATGCAGGCGCTGGATACCGGCCGCCCTATCATCGCGCCGGTGGGCAATGCCACCTTAGGACGCATTTTTAATGTGTTGGGCGAGCCCTTGGACGGGCAGTCAATGCCGGATCATCAGGAATACCGTTCCATACACCGAATGGCCCCCGAATTTTCCGAGCAGGCTGAAACCACCGAAATTCTCGAAACCGGCATCAAAGCTATCGATCTGCTCTGCCCCTATGTAAAGGGCGGCAAAATCGGCCTTTTCGGCGGCGCAGGCGTGGGAAAAACCGTTCTGATTATGGAGCTGATTCACAACATCGCCACCGAGCATGGCGGCTACTCGGTTTTTGCCGGTGTGGGCGAGCGTACCCGTGAGGGCAACGACCTGTATCATGAGATGACTGAATCGGGGGTTATCAGCAAAACGGCTTTGGTTTTCGGCCAGATGAATGAGCCGCCGGGGGCCAGAATGCGGGTGGCCCTCACCGGGCTGACCATGGCGGAATACTTCCGGGATGTGCAGGAGCAGGATGTTCTGCTGTTTATCGATAACATTTTTCGGTTTGTGCAGGCAGGCTCGGAGGTTTCGGCCCTGCTGGGGCGTATGCCCAGCGCCGTGGGCTATCAGCCTACTCTTGCCACCGAAATGGGCATCTTGCAGGAGCGTATCACCTCCACCAAAAGCGGCTCCATCACCTCCATTCAGGCCGTTTATGTTCCGGCGGATGATCTCACCGATCCGGCCCCGGCCACAACCTTTGCCCATCTGGATGCCACCACCGTGCTTTCTCGCAGCATTGTGGAGCAGGGCATTTACCCGGCTATTAACCCGCTGGAATCCACCTCCCGCATTCTGGACCCTTTTGTGGTGGGCTCCGAGCACCATCAGGTTGCCCGGGATGTCCAAAGCATTCTCCAGCGCTATCAGGAGCTACAGGATATCATCGCCATTATGGGCATTGACGAGCTTTCGGAAAACGACAAGCTGATTGTGGGCCGTGCCCGAAAGGTTCAGCGCTTTCTCTCCCAGCCCTTTTCGGTGGCGGAGCCCTTCACCGGCATTCCCGGTGTGTATGTTCCTCTGGCCGATACCCTCAAGGGCTTCGAAGAAATACTGGATGGCAAGCACGATGGAATCCCCGAATCCCATTTTCTCAACGCAGGCTCCATTGAGGATGTCGTGCGGCGCAGCAAATAA
- the atpC gene encoding ATP synthase F1 subunit epsilon, whose product MAERQILLKVLTPNRTVTEQAVDYVILRTTGGDMGVLPGHAPCLVQLDYGILRAFSDKKQVLTLAVLEGFATVSGTELVVLSSVADDPEHIEAAIQSIAQEREENLRHEQTANLEMHRLETALRHSLVSMDISSYSIIKGHEGSGSES is encoded by the coding sequence ATGGCTGAGCGACAGATTCTGCTGAAAGTATTGACCCCCAACCGAACGGTAACGGAGCAGGCGGTGGATTATGTAATTCTCCGCACCACCGGAGGGGATATGGGTGTTCTGCCCGGCCATGCGCCCTGCCTTGTGCAGCTGGATTATGGCATTCTCCGGGCTTTTTCGGATAAAAAGCAGGTTCTGACACTGGCGGTGCTGGAGGGCTTTGCCACAGTAAGCGGGACCGAGCTTGTGGTGCTTTCCTCCGTGGCCGATGATCCCGAACATATCGAGGCAGCGATCCAGAGCATTGCACAGGAGCGGGAAGAAAACCTCCGCCATGAGCAAACCGCCAATCTGGAAATGCACCGGCTGGAAACCGCTCTGCGGCATTCGCTTGTCAGCATGGATATCAGCTCTTATTCCATTATTAAGGGCCATGAGGGAAGCGGGTCTGAATCATGA
- a CDS encoding AtpZ/AtpI family protein, translating to MKESEHREVLRALGLFTQLGLTMLSCVFVGVWIGRFLINRFGAGPWALLLCVALGVLASFKVLYDTVIKEWLKK from the coding sequence ATGAAAGAGAGCGAGCACCGGGAAGTTTTGAGGGCTTTGGGCCTGTTTACCCAGCTTGGCCTGACCATGCTCTCCTGTGTTTTTGTGGGAGTATGGATCGGGCGCTTTCTCATTAACCGCTTTGGTGCAGGCCCTTGGGCGTTGCTGCTGTGTGTGGCGCTGGGGGTCTTGGCTTCTTTTAAGGTGCTTTATGATACGGTAATCAAGGAGTGGCTAAAGAAATGA
- a CDS encoding ATP synthase subunit I: MNWLKNLSPTAVLMCKVLCGLFGVFLLVGLAVTSLVYPFEKPLPFAMGLLAGTLLSMAKVILLEKSLGRSMDMKKKQAQNYAGLQAAMRYLLTILVVVVVVFLPAVFGVFGTIIGILSLQLSAYISEYLIHKKGLSTKE; this comes from the coding sequence ATGAACTGGCTTAAAAATCTTTCTCCCACCGCTGTGCTCATGTGCAAGGTGCTGTGCGGCCTTTTTGGGGTGTTTTTATTGGTGGGCCTTGCGGTCACCAGTCTTGTATATCCCTTTGAAAAGCCTCTCCCCTTTGCTATGGGGCTTTTGGCCGGTACCCTTTTATCCATGGCAAAGGTAATTCTGCTGGAAAAATCCCTCGGCCGCTCTATGGATATGAAGAAAAAACAGGCTCAAAACTACGCCGGTCTTCAAGCGGCCATGCGCTATCTGCTGACTATCCTTGTAGTGGTGGTGGTGGTTTTTCTGCCTGCTGTTTTCGGTGTCTTTGGCACCATCATCGGAATTTTATCCTTGCAGCTTTCGGCTTATATCTCGGAGTATCTGATACACAAAAAGGGGCTCTCCACAAAGGAATGA
- the hflX gene encoding GTPase HflX → MHENAETMDIVLLVGVDLEQYDLEASLDELEELSGSADMEVVGRITQKRDALDRATCIGAGKLEEIKEFASANEVTLLIFDHELTSTQLRNIEEACGLPVLDRTMLILEIFSQRARSREGRLQVALAQQRYLLPRLAGMGISLSRLGGGGGGAGGGARRGKGETKLELDRRHIRRSITRLEDELESLEIRRENMRSRRKKDGVTTVAIVGYTNVGKSTLLNTLTDAGVLAEDKLFATLDPTARALTLPDGRTVMLIDTVGFVSRLPHHLVEAFKSTLEEAVGADLLLNVCDLSNPEAAAQIEITQKLLAELGVTDTPVITIYNKRDLVPYVAVPESDHTAVISAKEGKGLDGLLAKIAKALNPTQKRMKLLIPFDQGRLLDEIRREGKIFSQTYEAEGTLVDALVDYRILHRVSDFAVE, encoded by the coding sequence ATGCACGAAAATGCCGAAACCATGGATATTGTCCTTTTAGTGGGGGTGGATCTGGAACAGTATGATCTGGAGGCCTCGCTGGATGAGCTGGAAGAGCTGAGCGGTTCGGCTGATATGGAAGTGGTGGGCCGTATCACCCAGAAAAGGGATGCACTGGATAGGGCCACTTGTATCGGTGCTGGCAAGCTGGAAGAAATCAAGGAGTTTGCCTCCGCCAATGAGGTAACCCTGTTGATATTCGACCATGAGCTGACCTCCACCCAGCTGCGAAACATTGAGGAGGCCTGCGGCCTGCCGGTTCTGGACCGCACCATGCTGATACTGGAGATTTTCTCCCAGCGGGCCCGCAGCCGTGAGGGCAGGCTTCAGGTTGCACTGGCGCAGCAGCGGTATCTTCTGCCACGCTTGGCGGGTATGGGCATCAGCCTTTCCCGGCTGGGCGGCGGTGGAGGCGGTGCAGGGGGTGGCGCAAGGCGAGGCAAGGGTGAAACCAAGCTGGAGCTGGATCGTCGCCATATTCGCCGCAGCATCACCCGGCTGGAGGATGAGCTGGAAAGCTTGGAGATTCGCCGGGAAAATATGCGGTCTCGCCGCAAAAAGGATGGCGTCACCACAGTGGCCATTGTGGGCTATACCAATGTGGGAAAATCCACCCTGCTCAACACCCTCACCGATGCGGGGGTGCTGGCGGAGGATAAGCTGTTTGCCACTCTCGATCCCACGGCCAGAGCCTTGACTTTGCCCGATGGGCGCACCGTGATGCTCATCGATACCGTTGGCTTTGTCAGCCGCCTGCCTCACCATTTGGTGGAAGCCTTTAAATCCACCTTGGAAGAGGCTGTGGGGGCAGACCTTTTGCTGAATGTGTGCGATCTTTCCAACCCGGAGGCCGCCGCTCAGATTGAGATTACCCAAAAGCTTTTGGCTGAGCTGGGGGTAACCGATACCCCGGTGATCACCATTTATAACAAGCGAGATTTGGTTCCCTATGTGGCGGTTCCGGAAAGTGACCACACAGCGGTGATCTCCGCAAAAGAGGGCAAAGGGCTGGATGGCCTGTTGGCCAAAATTGCCAAGGCGCTTAACCCCACCCAGAAGCGGATGAAGCTGCTGATTCCCTTTGATCAGGGCAGGCTGCTGGATGAAATCCGCCGGGAGGGCAAGATATTCAGCCAAACCTACGAGGCTGAGGGAACCTTGGTGGATGCGCTGGTGGATTATCGCATTCTGCACCGGGTCAGCGATTTCGCAGTGGAATAA